A stretch of DNA from Agelaius phoeniceus isolate bAgePho1 chromosome 4, bAgePho1.hap1, whole genome shotgun sequence:
ACAGTGCCAGAGGCTCTGTGGGGGTCCCGGTGGTGGTCACGGGGgtctgctggcagtgccagcagtggaCCTCAGTGCGGGTCACAGCGTGGGGTGGCGGTGTCGGGGGGTTCTGTGGGGTCCTGCTGAGGGTTCTGGGGCCGCACCCCCCACGCTGACCCCCGTGCCAGCCTGCAGGGTGCCCTGCAGCTCCGGCGGGACTTCGAGGCCGTGCAGGAGCTGGTGTGCTCGGAGCGCTCCGGGCTGGCCCCCGAGGCGCGGCAGGCGCTGCGGGCCCTCTGCGTCTTCCGCCACACGGACACGGCCGTGCgctgcctcctgcagcagcccggGGGGCTGGGGGAACACCCCCGCCGCTGGGGCAGCCTCCGGCGCTGCTGTGAGAGCGGGACCGGCCGGGAATGGGGCGGGGAATGGGgcggggaatggggaatgggctgggagggtggggaatgaGGTGGGGACTGCgatgggaggggattgggatgAGGTGGGGTGgggaatgggctgggaggggatgaggcaggtgaggatggggtaggatgggaatgggatgggatgggatgggatgaatATGGAATGGGACAGGGTGGGATAAGGATCGGGATATTGGGACAAGGATCTGGATGGGATTggaatggggatggggtggggatgggaatggggtgggatTGGGATGAAATGGGGTGGAGATGGGATGGCCCAGGGTGGAGGATTGGGACTAGGATGGGGATAGGGAGACTGGGACATGGATGGATAGGGATAGGGATAGGGAGAATGGGACAAAGACTGATGAGGAcaaggatggggatgggattggaatggggatggggatgggatgggacagggtgGAGAATTGGGACAAGGATGGATGGGGAGAAGGAGAGGAACAAGGATCTGGATGGGATTggaatggggatggggtggggatgagatgggatgggatatgATGGAGATGAGTTGGGGTGGTGATAAAATAGGAATCGGATGGGATGAGTTGGAGCAGGATTGGGATGAAATAGGGtggagatgggatgggacagCGGGGAGGATTGGGACAAGGGTGGATGtggacagggagagggacaaGGATAGGGATGGGATTGGAATGGGGAcggggtgggaatgggatggggtgggattggGATAAAGATGAGTTGGGGTGGTGATAAGATAGGAATCAGATGGGATGAGGTGAAGTGGGACTGGAATGAGATGGGGtggagatgggatgggacagggtgGAGGATTAAGGTAAGGATGGATGGGGACAAGGAGAGGGACGAGGATAGGGATGGGATTGGAATAGGGATGGGAGCCCTGATCAGAAGCAGGATGTGATATCCCAGCCTATCCATCTATCCAACCTATCCCAACCCCATCCATCCCTTGCCAGGCTCAGACGAAGGCGCCCACCCCCTGGAACCATCCATGGACCCTCTCCCTGGCCTGGACCctctggaggggctgggccCAGTCCCAGGGACCCCTCCTGTGGCTCCGGAGGCTgagggcccggcccggcccgagTCTCCGTTCCcgggcagccagcagcagtggctgtcCCTGCGGCTGCACCGTGCCCGCCGCTGGCGCGTGCCAGGGCTGCCGTGTGTGGGGAACAGCCCCGAGGGCTGAGCTGCAATAAACCTGCAAACACCACGGCCGTGGCTGTGTCTGCGGGTGGGACATTGGGGTGTGGGGCTCTGGCATTCCTGGGGTGTGATCCTGGGATTCCAACTGGGACCAGTTGCTGCTGGGTGGGCAGGATCTAACTGGGACTTTTGTGGGTAGACTGGTGTGGATTAGGGGTCCTGGGGGTGCAGGGTGGGATTCCCTTGGGGTCCTGGGGTGCACTGCGGGTGTATAGCTGGGGTTCCAGGGTGATCCTAGGGAAAGCTGGGTGTTCTTTGAGTATCAACAGGCAGAACAAACCAGACGTGAGGAGGTGGACTGGGTGGCAGGGCAGGTCGGGGACACCGTGCGGTGCCGTTGTCGCCTCGGGGCCACTTTGGGCACTTTTTGAGCCTGCGTCCGATCCTCCCGCCCGCCAGGGGGCGCTCGCAGAACGGGCCTGGCCGCACCTGGCGCAGCGCTGCCGTCACCAGCGCGACTGCCCTGATGGcgggcgagcggcggcggcgcggcggggatGGACCCCGGGAACGGCCCCGGGAGCGGCTCCGCGACCGGGACCCGAAACTGCGGCAACAGCAAAAGCCGCAGCGAGGCTCCGGGCGGGGCCGGACGGCGCTGGCGCTcacagcggcggcggcagcgctggCGCTGAGTCTGGCGGCGGTGGCTGCCGGGTGGAAGCGGTGGAGCGAAGCCTCCCGCCTCGTCACCCCCcaccccgcgccccccgccgtCCCCCCCGGCTCCACCGGGCCTCTCGCATCGCCCACCTATTTCTGGGGCACGTACCGGCCTCACGTCTACTTCGGGATGAAGACGCGGAGCCCGCGCTCTGTGGTGACCGGTGAGGGGCGCGGGGGGCTCTGCCCCGGCCCGGGGCTCGTCCGGCCCCGCTCCCACGGCGGGGCCGCCCCTGACACCTCCCCGCCCCTCCAGGACTGATGTGGCTCCAACACGGCGGCAACTTGCGGCACACGAGCGAGCAGAACGACGGCGTGTCGCGATATGGGTGGCTGATGCACGACGGGGAGAATTTCGGAGTGCAGGAGATCCGCGATGAGGGGCTGGTGCTGAGAACCGAGTTCGTGAAGCAGCCGGGGGGAGAGCACGGCGGCGACTGGAGCTGGCGGGTCACAGCGAAGATGGAGGTGAGGGGGTAAAAGTGGGAGAGGGGTTGGGATGCCAGGGAACTTTTgtcatcctcctcttcctcctccccagggcaAGGGCCCGGCCCCTCTCCTGTCCCTCTTCTTCTACGTGGCCACGGACGGGCAGGGGACGCTGCGACCAGTGCTGGAGAACGGGACACGGCTGGCGGCCGTGGCAGGGACGGCGGAGGAGCTCGGGGACTTCACCCTCACCTTCCTGCCGCCCACCGGGGAGGGCGGAGAGGGGCCCAAGTACGCCAGGTGAGTGtctgggctgtgtcccctccatctgcccccatgtccccaccGTGTCCCCCATCCCTGACTCTCCTCTCCCCCCCAGCTACAACTTCCTGGCGGCAGGGGTGCCGGGGCTGCACCGTCTCACCGACCTGGTCCGGCACAGCCTCCGTGAGAGCTCCGTGTTCTCCCCACCGGGCCGACCGCGCCGTCGCTTTTTCGGGGTGTCCAGCACGGGGGGGCTGCCCGGGGAGTCCCCGcgggggcagctgctgctgcaccaggtGACGCTGGAGCCGCCGGCAGTGCTGGAGGTGACGCTGGAGTCGGGCAGCGCGGCGGGGGCGCGGCACGGGCGGCTAGCGGGGCCGGCGCTGAGCGCGGCACTGGCTCGGCACGCGGCCGCCTTCGAGCGACGCTTCGAGGACGCTTTTGGGCTGGGGACACGAGGGGTGTCCCTCCCGCAGCGCCGCTTTGCCCAGGCCGCGCTCAGCGAGATGCTGGGTGGGATCGGCTTCTTCCACGGCCGCTCCCTGCTGCGCTCGGAGCACCGTGAGGAGCCGGTGCCCGGCATGGAGTCCGTGCTGTTCACGGCCGTGCCCTCGCGCTCCTGCTTCCCGCGGGGCTTCCTGTGGGACGAGGGcttccacctgctgctgctggcccgcTGGGACCCCGCGCTGGCCCGTGACATCCTGGCCCACTGGCTCGACCTCCTCAACGCCGACGGCTGGATCCCACGGGAGCAGATCCTGGGGGAGGAGGCGCGCTCCCGGGTGCCCCCCGAGTTCGTGCTGCAGCACAGCGAGACGGCGAACCCCCCGACGCTGCTGCTGGCGCTGGAGCGGCTGCTGCCCGACGCGCCCCTGCCCTACCTGCGCCGCCTCTTCCCGCGCGTCCGCTCCTGGTTCGAGTGGCTGAACCGCACCCAGGCCGGCCCCGAGCCCTTCACCTTCCGCTGGCGCGGCCGCGACCCCGACCCCGAGCGCTTCCTGAACCCCAAGACTCTTTCGTCGGGGCTGGACGATTACCCCCGCGCCTCGCACCCGTCCGCCCAGGAGCGGCACCTGGACCTGCGCTGCTGGATGGCGCTGGGCGCCCGCGTGCTGGCGGCGCTGGCCGAGCGCCTGGGTGAGCCCCACGCGCCCTATCGCGACATGGCCGCCGCCCTCAGCGACAACGACCTGCTGGACCGGCTGCACTGGGCGCCCGAGCTGGGCGCCTTCGCCGACTTCGGCAACCACAGCTCGGCCGTGGCTCTGCGCTGGCACCGCCCGGCCCCGGTGCCGGGCCGGCCCCCGGCGGCCCCGCAGCTGCGGCGGGAGGTGCGGGAGGCGCCGCGGCTGCAATTCGTGGCTGCTTTGGGCTATGTCAGCCTGTTcccgctgctgctgcagctgctccgggTGGACTCCCCGCGGCTGCCGGCGCTGCTGGGCTCCATGAGCAGCGAGCAGCAGCTGTGGACGCCCTTCGGGCTGCGCTCGCTGGCCCGCGACAGTCCCTTGTACCTGCGGCGCAACACCGAGCACGACCCCCCCTACTGGCGCGGCTCGGTCTGGGTCAACATCAACTTCCTGGCGCTGCGGGCGCTGCACGGGTAcgcgcgggcggcggggccgcacCAGGAGCGAGCGGCGCGGCTCTACCGGGAGCTGCGCCAAAACCTCGTGGCCAATGTGTTCCGGCAGTACGAGGCCACCGGGTTCCTGTGGGAGCACTACCGGGACAGCGATGGCACCGGGCAGGGTTGTCACCCCTTCGCCGGCTGGTCCGCGCTGGTGGTGCTGGCCATGGCTGAGGACTATTGATGTGGAGGGGTCGCTGTgccccctgcctgcctgcctggagtGCTCAGGGCCAGGGGAGGTGTTGgggggctgtgccagagccCCCCTGCTTCCCCTGCAATAAACTTCCATGACTGTGGCCTCTCGCCACCCGTGTCAGGGTGTCACAGTGTCACCTTTGCTGAccccctgtgccatggggggCGTCCCCACCCAGCCCAGTGCACCCACCACAAGGCTCGATGGTACTTC
This window harbors:
- the MOGS gene encoding mannosyl-oligosaccharide glucosidase, coding for MAGERRRRGGDGPRERPRERLRDRDPKLRQQQKPQRGSGRGRTALALTAAAAALALSLAAVAAGWKRWSEASRLVTPHPAPPAVPPGSTGPLASPTYFWGTYRPHVYFGMKTRSPRSVVTGLMWLQHGGNLRHTSEQNDGVSRYGWLMHDGENFGVQEIRDEGLVLRTEFVKQPGGEHGGDWSWRVTAKMEGKGPAPLLSLFFYVATDGQGTLRPVLENGTRLAAVAGTAEELGDFTLTFLPPTGEGGEGPKYASYNFLAAGVPGLHRLTDLVRHSLRESSVFSPPGRPRRRFFGVSSTGGLPGESPRGQLLLHQVTLEPPAVLEVTLESGSAAGARHGRLAGPALSAALARHAAAFERRFEDAFGLGTRGVSLPQRRFAQAALSEMLGGIGFFHGRSLLRSEHREEPVPGMESVLFTAVPSRSCFPRGFLWDEGFHLLLLARWDPALARDILAHWLDLLNADGWIPREQILGEEARSRVPPEFVLQHSETANPPTLLLALERLLPDAPLPYLRRLFPRVRSWFEWLNRTQAGPEPFTFRWRGRDPDPERFLNPKTLSSGLDDYPRASHPSAQERHLDLRCWMALGARVLAALAERLGEPHAPYRDMAAALSDNDLLDRLHWAPELGAFADFGNHSSAVALRWHRPAPVPGRPPAAPQLRREVREAPRLQFVAALGYVSLFPLLLQLLRVDSPRLPALLGSMSSEQQLWTPFGLRSLARDSPLYLRRNTEHDPPYWRGSVWVNINFLALRALHGYARAAGPHQERAARLYRELRQNLVANVFRQYEATGFLWEHYRDSDGTGQGCHPFAGWSALVVLAMAEDY